The following are from one region of the Gammaproteobacteria bacterium genome:
- the folD gene encoding bifunctional methylenetetrahydrofolate dehydrogenase/methenyltetrahydrofolate cyclohydrolase FolD, whose amino-acid sequence MKAQIIDGKAQAADLRQAVKRGVEQRLAHSKRAPGLAVILVGNNPASEVYVASKRKACFEAGIISKSYDLPDSVSQEALLALIDELNDAPDIDGILVQLPLPTHIDSEIVIERIHPGKDVDGFHPYNVGRLALRLPALRPCTPHGVMTLLESTGQILKGQEAVIVGASNIVGRPMSLELLLAGCTVTTCHRFTRDLPSHVGRADILVVAVGKPGFIKGEWIKPGAIVIDVGINRLADGKIVGDVEFAPAAERAAWITPVPGGVGPMTVATLLQNTLDAAEQRG is encoded by the coding sequence ATGAAGGCACAGATCATAGATGGCAAGGCACAGGCTGCCGATCTCAGGCAAGCGGTAAAACGCGGCGTAGAACAGCGCCTGGCGCACAGCAAACGCGCACCTGGTCTAGCCGTTATCCTGGTTGGCAACAATCCGGCCTCGGAGGTCTATGTCGCCAGCAAGAGAAAAGCCTGCTTTGAAGCCGGCATTATCTCCAAGAGCTATGACCTGCCCGACAGCGTCAGCCAGGAAGCTCTCCTCGCGCTGATTGACGAACTGAATGACGCCCCCGATATTGATGGCATTCTGGTCCAGCTCCCATTGCCCACACATATCGATTCCGAAATCGTCATTGAGCGAATACACCCCGGCAAAGACGTGGACGGCTTTCACCCCTATAACGTCGGACGGCTGGCGCTACGCCTGCCCGCGCTTCGGCCTTGCACCCCGCACGGGGTTATGACCTTGCTGGAAAGTACCGGGCAAATCCTCAAAGGGCAGGAGGCGGTTATAGTAGGCGCATCCAATATCGTCGGACGCCCGATGTCCCTGGAGTTGCTGCTGGCCGGATGCACCGTCACCACCTGTCACCGCTTCACCCGCGACCTGCCCAGCCATGTGGGGCGCGCCGACATCCTGGTGGTGGCCGTGGGCAAACCGGGGTTCATCAAGGGTGAATGGATCAAGCCAGGCGCCATCGTGATTGACGTGGGCATCAATCGGCTGGCGGATGGAAAGATCGTGGGTGACGTGGAATTCGCCCCCGCCGCCGAACGCGCCGCCTGGATCACCCCCGTTCCCGGCGGGGTGGGACCGATGACGGTGGCGACGTTGTTGCAGAATACGCTTGATGCGGCGGAGCAACGGGGTTGA
- a CDS encoding DUF5658 family protein encodes MTSIAISNGVKQRRRTDRRSASSAPFSRAAWQGRRRGAQRAEDRGNSYVDWYEPGLFYIAVGILLLCCMDAAFTLSLLQRGASEANPFMTWLLEIDTQLFLVTKLALTAAGLVFLVAHKNFSVFNRFTVRHALHGLLFGYALLIQYELVLLGEWL; translated from the coding sequence ATGACCTCAATAGCGATCTCTAACGGCGTCAAACAGCGCAGGCGCACGGACCGCCGCTCGGCATCATCCGCACCCTTTAGTCGCGCGGCCTGGCAGGGCCGGCGTCGAGGGGCGCAGCGCGCGGAAGATCGGGGGAATTCCTATGTTGACTGGTATGAGCCAGGATTGTTCTATATCGCCGTGGGAATCCTGCTTCTGTGCTGTATGGACGCGGCATTCACGCTCAGCTTGCTGCAGCGTGGCGCATCCGAGGCTAACCCGTTCATGACGTGGCTGCTCGAAATAGATACCCAGCTATTTCTTGTTACAAAGCTCGCCCTTACTGCGGCGGGACTGGTGTTCCTGGTTGCGCATAAAAACTTCTCCGTATTCAACCGCTTCACGGTGCGCCATGCGTTACACGGGTTGCTGTTTGGCTACGCGCTGCTTATACAGTATGAATTGGTTTTGCTGGGGGAATGGCTGTAG
- a CDS encoding periplasmic heavy metal sensor, which yields MTMTHRILPFAMAATLLVPFAVSAEPDTHSEKAHKSAHHFTDHWAKTLSDDQKTRVDIMHLELDRELVVLKAQEELVQKQINVLVARDNTATNSLHTKIDELMGVKKQIMRSRYAHILEMRAILTPVQRISYDMEILERSGVK from the coding sequence ATGACGATGACGCATCGAATACTACCATTCGCGATGGCAGCAACATTGCTAGTGCCATTTGCGGTGTCAGCGGAACCCGATACGCATAGTGAAAAGGCACATAAGTCTGCCCACCATTTTACTGACCATTGGGCAAAAACATTGAGCGACGATCAAAAAACTCGGGTGGATATAATGCATCTTGAACTCGACCGTGAACTCGTTGTGTTGAAGGCGCAAGAGGAGCTTGTACAAAAACAGATTAACGTGTTGGTGGCGCGGGATAATACAGCCACAAATTCGCTTCACACGAAAATCGATGAGCTGATGGGCGTAAAAAAACAGATAATGCGTTCCCGTTACGCACATATTCTGGAAATGCGCGCGATACTAACGCCAGTACAACGCATTTCGTATGATATGGAGATACTTGAACGCAGTGGCGTTAAGTGA
- the glyQ gene encoding glycine--tRNA ligase subunit alpha, translating into MTYTTLSGDAPSPDVSTFQGLILALQNYWAAQGCVLLQPYDMEVGAGTFHSATFLRAIGPEPWRAAYVQPSRRPTDGRYGENPNRLQHYYQFQVILKPSPLDIQDLYLGSLKMLGIDPLVHDIRFVEDNWESPTLGAWGLGWEVWLNGMEVTQFTYFQQVGGLECQPVTGEITYGLERIAMYLQGVESVFDLTWTNGMPGAAKVTYGDVFHQNEVEMSTYNFEHADVASLLGWFDTCERESSKLIEEGLPLPAYEMVLKASHTFNLLDARRAISVTERQRYILRVRTLARAVAETYYKRREALGFPMAQTATAGGAS; encoded by the coding sequence TTGACATACACCACTCTTTCTGGCGACGCCCCGTCGCCTGACGTCTCGACCTTCCAGGGCCTGATTCTGGCGCTCCAGAATTACTGGGCTGCGCAGGGTTGCGTGCTGTTGCAGCCTTACGATATGGAAGTCGGCGCGGGCACGTTCCATTCCGCTACTTTCCTGCGTGCCATCGGCCCCGAGCCATGGCGCGCGGCTTATGTGCAACCCTCGCGCCGCCCCACCGATGGGCGTTACGGCGAGAACCCTAACCGTTTGCAGCATTATTACCAATTCCAGGTGATCCTCAAGCCGTCGCCGCTTGACATCCAAGACCTGTACCTGGGTTCACTGAAAATGCTGGGTATCGACCCGCTGGTGCATGACATCCGCTTCGTCGAGGACAACTGGGAATCGCCGACGCTGGGCGCGTGGGGCCTGGGCTGGGAGGTGTGGCTGAACGGCATGGAGGTGACGCAGTTCACCTATTTCCAGCAGGTGGGCGGGCTGGAATGCCAGCCGGTGACCGGCGAGATCACCTATGGACTGGAGCGCATCGCCATGTACCTGCAAGGGGTAGAGAGCGTTTTTGACCTGACGTGGACCAACGGGATGCCGGGAGCGGCGAAAGTCACCTATGGGGATGTGTTTCACCAGAACGAAGTGGAAATGTCCACATACAATTTTGAACACGCCGATGTTGCATCGCTGCTTGGCTGGTTCGACACCTGTGAACGCGAGAGCAGCAAACTGATCGAGGAGGGATTGCCGCTGCCCGCCTATGAGATGGTGCTCAAAGCCTCGCACACCTTCAACCTGCTCGATGCGCGCCGCGCGATTTCAGTGACCGAACGCCAACGCTACATCCTGCGCGTGCGCACCCTGGCGCGCGCGGTAGCGGAAACCTATTACAAACGCCGCGAGGCACTAGGTTTCCCCATGGCGCAGACTGCGACTGCGGGAGGTGCGTCATGA
- the glyS gene encoding glycine--tRNA ligase subunit beta: protein MTQHRDLLVEIGTEELPPKALKKLMEAFANGIMDGLNKAGLEFGTVHPYATPRRLAVHIEALITTQADRLVERRGPALNAAFDGDGLPTKATEGFARSCGVAVEQLEKLETDKGSWLVFRATQPGRTTKDLLTGIIEQSLAALPIPKRMRWGSSRVEFVRPVHWIVLLFGDEVVDAEILGVQTGRETRGHRFHHPDSMYLAEPAAYAPLLETEGRVMPDFAARREAIYGQVQEKAVSVGGTAVIDDALLDEVTALVEWPAALLGQFEERFLSVPQEALISTMKGNQKYFHVVDGAGKLLPYFITVSNIESRDPDQVRAGNERVIRPRLSDAAFFWDQDRKQKLEVRLESLKHVVFQNELGTIYDKTIRVMGVAGVCANNIGGDVGRAQRAAALSKCDLMTAMVGEFPELQGSMGRYYALHDDEQDDVSQAIDEQYMPRYAGDALPLTHTGQALSIADKLDTLVGIFGIGQAPSGDKDPFALRRAALGVLRTIIEKQLNLDLLTTLEAVRKQYWGTFKPEGKYHRFSNSTLEEQVFDFMMERLRAYYHDQGIRPDVFEAVLAHRPTHPYDFDRRMHAVTAFRALPEAESLAAANKRIANILRQAIERGETIPDVVADSLLTEPAERALAEQVALIRAEVMPLLEDTDYTQAMVRLARLRETVDTFFDKVMVMAEDASLRTNRLALLKQLAELMNPVADISKLATA from the coding sequence ATGACACAGCATCGTGACCTGCTGGTGGAAATCGGCACCGAAGAACTGCCACCCAAGGCTTTAAAGAAGCTCATGGAGGCATTTGCCAACGGCATAATGGATGGACTCAACAAAGCCGGCCTGGAATTTGGCACAGTACACCCCTACGCCACACCACGCCGATTAGCGGTACACATTGAGGCGTTGATCACCACCCAGGCTGACCGTCTGGTGGAACGCCGTGGTCCGGCGTTGAATGCTGCGTTTGACGGCGACGGCCTGCCTACCAAGGCTACCGAAGGCTTCGCGCGCTCGTGTGGTGTTGCGGTCGAGCAACTCGAAAAACTGGAAACCGACAAAGGTTCCTGGCTGGTGTTCCGCGCCACGCAGCCTGGCCGCACCACAAAGGATTTGCTGACCGGCATCATAGAGCAATCCCTCGCTGCACTCCCTATCCCCAAGCGCATGCGCTGGGGTAGCTCGCGCGTGGAATTTGTGCGCCCGGTGCATTGGATAGTTCTGCTGTTTGGTGATGAAGTGGTCGACGCCGAAATCCTCGGCGTGCAAACCGGACGCGAGACACGCGGGCACCGCTTCCATCACCCTGACTCCATGTATCTGGCCGAACCCGCCGCCTACGCCCCGTTGCTGGAAACCGAAGGACGTGTGATGCCCGACTTCGCCGCGCGTCGCGAGGCGATCTATGGGCAGGTGCAGGAAAAGGCCGTCTCGGTCGGCGGCACAGCGGTGATCGACGACGCCCTGCTCGACGAAGTCACCGCCCTGGTGGAATGGCCGGCGGCACTGCTGGGCCAGTTTGAGGAACGCTTTCTGAGCGTGCCCCAGGAGGCGCTGATCTCCACCATGAAGGGCAACCAGAAGTATTTTCATGTAGTGGACGGGGCGGGCAAACTGCTGCCCTACTTCATCACCGTTTCCAACATCGAAAGCCGCGACCCGGACCAGGTTCGCGCCGGTAATGAACGCGTGATACGCCCGCGTCTAAGCGATGCCGCGTTTTTCTGGGATCAAGACCGTAAGCAAAAACTGGAAGTGCGACTCGAAAGTCTCAAACATGTGGTGTTTCAAAACGAGCTGGGCACCATATACGACAAGACAATACGCGTCATGGGTGTGGCTGGGGTTTGCGCGAACAATATTGGCGGTGATGTGGGGCGAGCGCAGCGCGCGGCAGCACTATCAAAATGTGACCTCATGACCGCCATGGTAGGAGAATTTCCTGAATTGCAAGGCAGCATGGGGCGTTATTATGCCCTGCATGACGACGAACAAGACGACGTGTCACAAGCCATTGATGAGCAGTACATGCCGCGCTACGCTGGCGATGCGCTGCCCTTGACCCACACCGGCCAAGCCCTGTCCATTGCCGACAAGCTTGACACCTTGGTCGGCATCTTCGGCATCGGCCAAGCCCCAAGCGGCGACAAGGACCCCTTCGCACTGCGCCGCGCCGCGCTGGGCGTGCTGCGCACCATAATAGAAAAACAGCTGAATCTGGATTTGCTCACTACGCTGGAAGCAGTGCGGAAACAGTATTGGGGGACTTTTAAGCCAGAGGGCAAATACCACAGGTTTTCCAACTCCACATTGGAGGAACAGGTATTCGATTTCATGATGGAGCGTCTGCGCGCCTATTATCATGACCAGGGCATCCGCCCCGACGTCTTCGAGGCCGTGCTGGCACACCGCCCCACCCATCCCTACGACTTTGACCGCCGCATGCACGCCGTCACAGCATTCCGCGCCCTGCCCGAGGCCGAAAGCCTGGCTGCGGCGAACAAGCGTATTGCCAATATCCTGCGGCAGGCTATTGAACGGGGAGAAACGATACCCGATGTGGTTGCCGACAGCCTTCTTACCGAACCTGCCGAGCGCGCCCTAGCGGAGCAAGTGGCCCTGATTCGTGCGGAGGTCATGCCGTTGCTCGAAGATACCGATTACACTCAGGCCATGGTGCGTCTGGCGCGACTGCGCGAGACCGTGGATACCTTCTTCGACAAGGTAATGGTGATGGCCGAAGACGCGTCGCTGCGCACCAACCGCCTCGCCCTGCTCAAGCAGCTCGCGGAGCTGATGAATCCCGTGGCGGATATTTCCAAATTGGCGACGGCATAG
- a CDS encoding 1-acyl-sn-glycerol-3-phosphate acyltransferase, with protein sequence MLTLRSLLFSLGMALSTLVFAPLSLLTFPLPLRQRYAFITQWSRFNLWWLAVTCNLRYTVEGRENIPPTNGIILCKHQSAWETLALQRVFPPQVWLLKRELLWVPFFGWGLAMLNPIAIDRKAGKKALRQLREQGAQRLADGLWVVIFPEGTRVTPGEKRPYAPGGAMLAHHTGYPVVPVAHNAGEFWPKHGFIKRPGTIRLVIGPAIADTGRSTSEINAGAEAWIENKMREISAAHTHSNLLK encoded by the coding sequence ATGCTCACCCTCCGCTCCCTCCTGTTCTCCCTCGGCATGGCGCTCTCAACGCTGGTCTTTGCGCCGCTCAGTCTGCTCACTTTCCCTTTGCCGTTGCGGCAGCGCTATGCGTTCATCACCCAATGGTCGCGTTTTAACCTGTGGTGGCTGGCGGTGACGTGCAATCTGCGCTACACCGTGGAGGGCCGGGAAAACATCCCCCCGACCAACGGCATCATCCTCTGCAAGCACCAATCCGCCTGGGAGACGCTGGCGTTACAGAGGGTTTTTCCGCCACAGGTGTGGTTGCTCAAGCGCGAGCTGCTGTGGGTGCCGTTTTTCGGCTGGGGACTGGCCATGCTCAACCCCATCGCCATCGACCGCAAAGCAGGCAAAAAGGCCTTGCGCCAACTCCGGGAACAGGGCGCGCAGCGTTTGGCCGATGGTTTATGGGTGGTGATTTTCCCCGAAGGCACGCGCGTCACGCCCGGTGAAAAGCGCCCTTACGCCCCCGGCGGCGCGATGCTGGCCCATCACACCGGCTATCCTGTGGTGCCGGTGGCGCATAACGCCGGTGAGTTCTGGCCAAAACACGGCTTCATCAAGCGGCCTGGCACCATCCGGCTCGTCATCGGCCCGGCCATTGCCGACACCGGGCGCTCGACATCTGAGATCAATGCGGGTGCGGAGGCATGGATTGAAAACAAGATGCGCGAAATCAGTGCCGCCCACACACATTCAAATTTATTGAAGTAA
- a CDS encoding YceI family protein, with the protein MRKVVLAVALTTLSCTAFAAAENYTIDPDHTFPHFTINHLGFSTMHGRFNTTKGKIVMDRTGNTSSVDITIDAASVDTGFKKRDDHLRSPDFLNVAEFPEITYKSTKITFNGPSKATVDGTMTIAGVSKPVKLDVQSINCGIHPMDPKKQKFVCGFDATTKIKRSDFGVKFALPAVGDDMAIALEVEGVRN; encoded by the coding sequence ATGCGTAAAGTCGTACTTGCTGTTGCATTAACCACACTGTCTTGCACCGCATTCGCAGCGGCAGAAAACTACACGATCGACCCGGACCACACCTTTCCTCACTTCACCATCAACCATCTCGGTTTTTCCACCATGCACGGCCGTTTCAACACCACCAAGGGCAAGATCGTGATGGATCGCACCGGCAACACCAGCTCGGTGGACATCACGATTGATGCAGCTTCTGTTGATACCGGCTTCAAAAAGCGCGACGACCACCTGCGCTCACCGGATTTTCTGAATGTTGCGGAATTCCCGGAAATCACCTACAAATCCACCAAGATCACCTTCAACGGCCCCTCCAAGGCCACCGTGGATGGCACGATGACCATTGCCGGGGTATCCAAGCCCGTCAAGCTGGACGTGCAAAGCATCAACTGCGGCATCCACCCCATGGACCCGAAGAAACAAAAATTCGTCTGCGGTTTCGACGCTACCACCAAAATCAAACGCTCGGACTTCGGCGTGAAATTCGCCCTGCCGGCGGTAGGCGATGACATGGCGATTGCACTGGAAGTCGAAGGGGTAAGGAACTAA
- the xth gene encoding exodeoxyribonuclease III — protein sequence MKIATWNVNSLRVRLPQVLDWITAEQPDILALQETKLEDKNFPVAEIEAAGYQVIYSGQKTYNGVAILSRTAAQDIVTDIPGLDDHQRRILFATYGDIRILNVYVPNGEAVGSDKYAYKLGWLEKLTAYVKVQLAARPRLVLLGDFNIAPEARDVHDPQLWENSVLCSEPERAAYRQLIGLGLCDTFRLFNQEESQFTWWDYRMAAFRRNMGLRIDHILVSQELCGASISCQIDKTPRKLERPSDHTPVVAVFGTDVAPNIGDVDT from the coding sequence ATGAAAATCGCAACCTGGAACGTAAACTCCCTGCGCGTGCGCTTGCCGCAGGTATTGGACTGGATCACCGCTGAGCAACCGGACATCCTTGCTCTGCAGGAAACCAAGCTGGAAGATAAAAACTTTCCCGTGGCGGAGATTGAGGCCGCGGGCTACCAAGTGATTTACTCTGGCCAGAAGACCTATAACGGCGTGGCGATACTAAGCCGCACCGCCGCACAAGACATTGTGACTGACATTCCCGGCCTGGACGATCATCAGCGCCGCATCCTCTTCGCCACTTATGGAGATATCCGAATACTTAATGTGTATGTGCCCAACGGCGAGGCCGTAGGCTCGGATAAATACGCTTACAAACTCGGCTGGTTGGAAAAACTCACCGCCTATGTGAAAGTACAGCTTGCCGCACGCCCGCGCCTGGTGCTGCTGGGAGATTTCAACATCGCCCCCGAGGCGCGCGACGTACACGACCCGCAGCTCTGGGAAAACAGCGTGCTGTGCTCCGAGCCGGAACGCGCCGCCTACCGCCAACTGATCGGCCTTGGCCTATGTGACACATTCCGGCTCTTTAATCAGGAAGAAAGCCAATTCACCTGGTGGGACTACCGCATGGCCGCCTTCCGCCGCAACATGGGCCTGCGTATCGACCACATTCTGGTCAGCCAGGAATTATGCGGGGCGAGCATCTCCTGCCAGATCGACAAAACGCCACGCAAGCTTGAGAGGCCTTCGGATCATACGCCTGTAGTGGCGGTATTCGGGACGGATGTTGCGCCAAATATTGGCGATGTAGATACCTGA
- the prlC gene encoding oligopeptidase A — protein sequence MNNNPLLEMTGLPPFTQIRPEHVESAIDWLLTENRLGVQALLDAPGPYTWGSLVQPIEDMGERLNRVWSPIGHMNSVVNSEELRAEYNACLPKLSDYATEMGQNEGLFRAYQSIAEGPEYGRLDTAQKKIIDNALRDFRLSGIDLSLEHKARYKAIMQEMSALTSKFEENLLDATNAWQKLIENETALVGLPESAKAAAAQAAEREGKQGWLLNLEFPSYFPVITYADNRALRREVYEAYVTRASDEGPNAGRWDNTVIMEKILQLRHEVAQLLGFANYAERSIATKMAASTAQVMEFLHDLARRSLPIARQDLDEIREFARAQHGMDDLESWDIPYYSEKLRQHKYTISQEEVKPYFPEPRVVNGMFAVVQRLYGLDIQEIKSVETWHPDVRFFEIRDAQGTLRGQFYLDLYARPHKRGGAWMDECMTRKRVENGVQTPVAYLTCNFSSPIGSDPALFSHDEVLTLFHEFGHGLHHMLTQVNYPSVAGISGVPWDAVELPSQFMENWCWEREALDLIAGHFQTGVPLPQALFDKMIAAKNFQSGMQMARQLEFSIFDFRMHLEYDPAKGGRIYEILNEVRQQVAVIRPPSFNRFPHSFSHIFAGGYAAGYYSYKWAEVLSSDAFSKFEENGIFDRDTGLRFLSAILEQGGSRDPMELFIEFRGREPQIDALLRHSGITA from the coding sequence ATGAATAACAACCCCCTGCTTGAAATGACCGGCCTGCCGCCGTTCACCCAGATCCGCCCCGAACACGTTGAGTCCGCCATTGATTGGTTATTGACGGAAAACCGCCTAGGCGTGCAGGCGCTACTGGACGCGCCCGGCCCCTACACCTGGGGTAGCCTGGTGCAACCGATCGAAGACATGGGCGAACGGCTCAACCGAGTGTGGTCCCCCATCGGCCACATGAACTCGGTGGTCAATTCCGAAGAGTTGCGCGCGGAATACAACGCCTGCCTACCAAAGTTGAGCGACTATGCCACCGAAATGGGGCAAAACGAAGGGTTATTCCGTGCCTACCAGTCCATCGCAGAAGGCCCGGAGTACGGCAGACTCGACACCGCGCAGAAGAAGATCATCGACAACGCCCTGCGCGATTTCCGGCTCTCCGGCATTGACCTGAGTCTGGAACACAAGGCACGTTACAAGGCCATCATGCAAGAAATGTCTGCGCTTACCAGCAAATTCGAGGAAAACCTGCTCGACGCCACCAACGCCTGGCAGAAACTCATCGAAAATGAGACAGCGCTGGTGGGCCTGCCGGAATCCGCCAAGGCGGCGGCAGCGCAGGCCGCCGAGCGCGAAGGCAAACAGGGCTGGCTGCTCAACCTGGAATTCCCTTCCTATTTTCCTGTCATCACCTATGCCGACAACCGCGCATTGCGCCGCGAAGTCTACGAGGCCTATGTGACGCGCGCCTCCGACGAGGGGCCGAATGCGGGCCGGTGGGACAATACGGTAATTATGGAAAAAATCCTGCAACTGCGTCATGAGGTTGCGCAACTGCTCGGCTTTGCCAATTACGCGGAACGCTCGATAGCCACCAAGATGGCGGCATCCACTGCGCAGGTGATGGAATTCCTCCACGATCTGGCGCGGCGCTCGCTACCCATCGCACGCCAGGATCTGGATGAGATCAGGGAGTTCGCCCGTGCGCAGCACGGCATGGACGATCTGGAATCCTGGGACATCCCCTACTATTCGGAAAAGCTGCGCCAGCACAAATACACTATTTCCCAGGAAGAAGTGAAGCCCTACTTTCCCGAGCCGCGTGTAGTGAACGGCATGTTCGCGGTGGTACAGCGCCTCTATGGTCTCGACATTCAGGAGATCAAGAGCGTGGAAACCTGGCACCCGGATGTGCGCTTCTTCGAGATCCGCGACGCCCAGGGCACGCTGCGCGGCCAGTTTTATCTCGATCTATATGCGCGGCCGCACAAGCGCGGCGGAGCGTGGATGGACGAGTGCATGACACGCAAGCGTGTCGAAAACGGTGTGCAGACCCCGGTGGCCTATCTCACCTGCAACTTTTCTTCGCCCATTGGCTCGGATCCGGCGCTGTTCAGCCACGACGAGGTGCTGACACTGTTCCACGAATTCGGCCACGGCCTGCACCACATGCTCACTCAGGTGAATTACCCCAGCGTGGCGGGCATCAGCGGCGTGCCGTGGGATGCTGTGGAGCTACCCAGTCAGTTCATGGAAAACTGGTGCTGGGAACGCGAGGCGCTGGATCTGATCGCGGGTCATTTTCAGACCGGCGTGCCGCTGCCACAGGCCCTGTTCGACAAAATGATTGCGGCGAAGAACTTCCAGTCCGGCATGCAGATGGCACGGCAACTAGAGTTTTCGATCTTCGATTTCCGCATGCACCTGGAATATGATCCCGCCAAAGGCGGGCGCATTTACGAGATTCTGAACGAAGTTCGGCAACAGGTGGCGGTGATCAGGCCACCCTCATTCAACCGCTTTCCGCATAGCTTCTCGCACATCTTCGCTGGCGGCTACGCGGCGGGATATTACAGCTACAAATGGGCCGAAGTGCTATCGTCGGACGCCTTCTCCAAATTTGAGGAAAACGGCATCTTCGACCGCGACACCGGCCTGCGATTCCTCTCCGCTATCCTCGAACAGGGCGGCTCGCGCGACCCGATGGAACTGTTCATCGAGTTCCGCGGCAGAGAACCGCAAATCGACGCGCTGCTACGGCATAGCGGGATTACTGCATGA
- the rpmE gene encoding 50S ribosomal protein L31, with product MKADIHPAYNEITVTCSCGNTFKTRSTSSKNLGLDVCSVCHPFYTGKQRIVDTAGRVDKFRQRYGAK from the coding sequence ATGAAAGCCGATATCCATCCTGCCTACAATGAAATCACCGTAACCTGCAGTTGCGGCAACACATTCAAGACGCGCTCCACCTCCAGCAAAAACCTGGGGCTGGATGTATGTTCTGTTTGCCATCCTTTTTACACCGGCAAGCAGAGAATTGTCGATACCGCTGGCCGCGTGGATAAGTTCCGCCAGAGATACGGCGCGAAATAA
- a CDS encoding thermonuclease family protein: MVLLAAVCSANDAARDTATAIGCASDRIDEHVTVNYVYDGDTVRLSDGRKVRFIGIDTPEVGHNGAPSQPFAAEARTALETLLGSGKAMSLRYDEERHDRYGRDLAHIFLKNGVSIEARMLEQGLATVLTYPPNTWNLACYQAAEQRARKAQRGIWSLPQYQPVDAASMTGDERGFRLIKGKVAQISEDRGGLLLELNGGMQLYISRKNRHYFANSAPEGWQGRTVLVRGKLSPSDESGPRIHIRHPAALQVIE, from the coding sequence ATGGTCTTACTTGCTGCCGTCTGCTCAGCCAATGATGCTGCACGCGACACGGCTACGGCTATAGGTTGCGCTTCGGACCGCATCGACGAGCATGTGACGGTTAATTATGTTTATGACGGTGATACGGTGCGCCTCAGCGATGGCCGCAAAGTGCGGTTTATCGGCATCGACACCCCAGAAGTCGGGCACAACGGCGCACCGTCCCAGCCCTTCGCCGCTGAGGCACGCACCGCGCTGGAAACCCTACTGGGTTCCGGCAAGGCTATGAGTCTGCGGTATGATGAGGAGCGTCACGACAGGTATGGGCGCGACCTTGCGCATATTTTCCTGAAAAATGGTGTGAGCATCGAAGCCCGGATGCTGGAGCAGGGCCTTGCGACTGTGTTGACCTACCCTCCAAACACGTGGAACTTAGCCTGCTATCAAGCTGCCGAGCAGCGCGCTCGCAAAGCGCAGCGCGGAATTTGGTCTTTACCGCAATACCAGCCTGTCGATGCCGCAAGCATGACGGGTGATGAGCGGGGTTTTCGCCTGATCAAGGGAAAGGTGGCACAGATCAGCGAAGATCGTGGTGGTCTGTTGCTTGAACTCAATGGCGGAATGCAGTTGTACATCTCCCGCAAAAACAGGCATTACTTTGCCAATTCAGCGCCGGAAGGATGGCAGGGCCGCACCGTGCTGGTTCGGGGCAAGTTATCGCCCTCTGACGAAAGCGGGCCACGTATCCATATTCGCCATCCTGCCGCATTGCAGGTGATCGAATAA